A single window of Nicotiana sylvestris chromosome 3, ASM39365v2, whole genome shotgun sequence DNA harbors:
- the LOC138887480 gene encoding uncharacterized protein has protein sequence MEFVRLSKYAPQLVSTMDARVRLFVQGLSPLVVNEAATTALHSDMNYGNIVGFAQATEARKLKIRAERESSSRARSAGHSGRPVPGRGPSGPSQSYAQSSASAPPSVHSYQHGSHLRSGSDSRRPHHSGRPGGRSQQQGRASCPKCGRFHSEICYLDIPVCYRCGVRGHIQRDYRAPSQGMGGGFAQSSGSSAATSSVRPPAPAGRGVVRGGARGRGVSSRFYALSGRQSVEASPDVATGILSVQAIDCYALIDPGSSLSYVTPFITSSFGVEPE, from the coding sequence atggagtttgtgaGGTTGTCCAAGTACGCTCCTCAGTTAGTGTCGACCATGGATGCTCGAGTTCGGCTATTCGTTCAGGGTCTTAGTCCTTTGGTGGTGAATGAGGCTGCTACAACGGCCTTACACtcagatatgaattatgggaataTTGTAGGGTTCGCTCAGGCCACAGAGGCTAGGAAGTTGAAAATACGGGCAGAAAGGGAGAGTAGCAGCAGGGCCCGATCAGCGGGTCACTCAGGGAGACCAGTTCCAGGGAGAGGGCCATCAGGGCCGTCCCAGTCATATGCCCAGTCCTCAGCAAGCGCACCGCCATCTGTGCACAGTTATCAGCATGGCAGTCATTTGAGATCAGGTTCAGACAGTAGGAGACCCCATCATTCCGGTCGTCCAGGAGGGAGATCACAACAGCAAGGGAGGGCTTCATGCCCCAAGTGTGGGAGGTTCCATTCCGagatttgttatttggatattccGGTGTGTTATAGATGCGGGGTGAGAGGTCATATCCAGCGGGACTACCGTGCACCCAGTCAGGGCATGGGTGGGGGATTTGCTCAGTCATCCGGTTCTTCAGCTGCCACATCATCCGTGCGTCCTCCAGCCCCAGCAGGGCGCGGTGTAGTTAGGGGTGGAGCTCGTGGTAGAGGTGTATCCAGCCGGTTTTATGCCTTGAGTGGTCGCCAGAGTGTAGAGGCCTCCCCAGATGTTGCTACAGGTATCTTGTCTGTTCAGGCCATTGATTgttatgctcttattgatccAGGGTCCTCTTTGTCTTATGTCACCCCATTCATTACTTCAAGTTTTGGGGTAGAACCCGAATAG
- the LOC138887481 gene encoding uncharacterized protein: MVCGHATTTDLVELEMVVFDVIMGIDWLYSCFAKLDCRTRVMRLEFPNEPVIEWKGNSVVPKGQFISYLKASKMIRKGCIYHLVRVADTTSEMSVPESVPVVNEFLEVFSDKLPGIPPDREIDFGIDVLPDTRPISIPPYRMAPAELRELKEQLKDLLEKGKANLVADALSQKSMGSLAHLGADQRPLAQKFYQLASLGVHISTSDEGMVMVRNGAESSLVAEVKEKRFIDPALAQMKEAVLNNKTSTFSLGGEDGVLRCQGRLCVPDMDNLRGRVMAEAHNSRYSVHTGSTKMYHDLKEIYWWNGMKRGVADFEMINMDFVVGLPRTQRKFDSIWVIVDRLTKSAHFLPVKSMDTAEQYAQLYIKEIVRLHGTPLSIISDRGERTIQMLEDMLRACVLDFKGNWDDHLPLIEFAYNNSFHVSI, translated from the exons ATGGTATGTGGTCATGCTACCACGACCGATCTTGTTGAGCTTGAAATGGTGGTTTTTGATGTGATTATGGGAATAGACTGGCTTTATTCGTGCTTTGCTAAACTTGACTGCCGAACGAGAGTCATGAGGCTTGAGTTCCCTAATGAGCCGGTTATTGAGTGGAAGGGAAATAGTGTGGTGCCGAAAGGTcagtttatttcctaccttaaggcttCGAAGATGATTAGGAAGGGGTGTATCTACCATTTGGTTCGGGTGGCGGACACCACCTCAGAAATGTCTGTCCCCGAGTCCGTGCCAGTCGTGAATGAGTTTCTTGAAGTGTTTTCGGACAAGCTTCCAGGGATCCCgccagatagggagattgatttcggGATTGATGTATTGCCAGATACACGACcgatatctattccaccatacagaATGGCGCCAGCGGAGTTGAGGGAgttaaaggaacaattgaaggatttatTAGAAAAGG ggaaggcgaatTTGGTGGCCGACGCTCTCAGTCAGAAGTccatgggtagtttggctcatttgggagcGGATCAGAGGCCTTTGGCTCAGAAGTTTTATCAATTGGCCAGTCTGGGGGTTCATATTTCGACCTCAGACGAGGGGATGGTTATGGTGCGTAATGGAGCTGAATCGTCACTGGTAGCGGAAGTTAAGGAAAAGCGGTTCATTGATCCAGCATTAGCACAGATGAAGGAGGCCGTTTTGAATAACAAGACTTCGACATTTTCACTCGGTGGTGAGGATGGCGTATTACGATGTCAAGGTAGGCTATGTGttccagatatggataatcttcggGGGAGGGTAATGGCGGAGGCtcataattccaggtattctgtgcatacaggttctacgaaaatgtaccatgatctcaaggaaatttattggtggaacggtaTGAAGAGGGGTGTGGCAGACTTT gagatgatcaacatggatttcgtGGTAGGGTTACCTCGCACCCAgcgcaagtttgactcaatttgggtaatagtGGATCGACTCACCAAATCAGCTCACTTCTTGCCAGTCAAGTCCATGGATACTGCAGAACAATATGCTCaattgtatatcaaggaaatagtaagGCTTCATGGCACTCCACTTTCTATCATCTCAGATCGAGGGGAGCGAACTATTCAGATGCTTGAAGATATGTTACGGGCTTGTGTCTTGGATTTcaaaggtaattgggatgatcacttgccacttatagaatttgcttacaataacagctttcATGTTAGCATTTAG